One genomic window of Trichlorobacter lovleyi includes the following:
- the rplT gene encoding 50S ribosomal protein L20, producing the protein MPRAKGGFKSRQRRNKVLKLAKGYRGARSKLFRSATEAVDRALNYAFRDRRVKKRDFRSLWIMRINAASRLNGLSYSKFIFGLKKADVQIDRKVLADIAITDPKGFAEISAVAKAQL; encoded by the coding sequence ATGCCGAGAGCAAAAGGTGGTTTTAAGTCGCGGCAACGCCGCAACAAGGTTCTGAAGCTTGCCAAGGGATACCGTGGCGCACGGAGTAAGTTGTTCAGAAGCGCAACCGAGGCGGTTGACCGGGCGCTGAACTATGCATTCCGTGACCGCCGTGTCAAGAAGCGGGACTTCCGTTCACTGTGGATCATGCGCATCAACGCTGCCTCACGTCTGAACGGTCTTTCCTACAGCAAGTTTATTTTTGGCCTCAAAAAGGCGGATGTTCAGATCGATCGCAAGGTCCTTGCTGACATCGCCATCACTGATCCGAAAGGGTTTGCCGAGATTTCGGCAGTGGCCAAGGCCCAGCTGTAA
- a CDS encoding class II aldolase/adducin family protein has product MQVQLQRYTQRLVDEQCAKAGKIAICSQNDRICSFGNHDFAELGQQIVQELDCASVIVAEPLHPFPFLLLFRAPPSLAALVPRDSESRSSLHDIPLVRHCQNPTDFLAAICTALRKRKGCIVENIGLISQGSLTVEQSYIAWSSVLHATVIKYFEDLLTTGPQLTGEMETVLQYKESCLKPFNTNGFLFLPSLPAHAQTIISEMSLAGQATVQLGLVDSFFGNISCAADTTLYISETSARLDELQSQVDPVPFDGSSTAGITASSELPAHRAIVCATGCKAILHGHPRFSVVMSFFAVPDDENLCRIASIPVVDGEGGVGGLAESLVRAFSLTGVKAVIVRGHGVFAISDTGFGEALAELAHVEQRCRDSYFTQLQERYQFE; this is encoded by the coding sequence ATGCAGGTTCAGCTTCAACGATACACGCAACGACTGGTTGATGAACAGTGCGCCAAAGCGGGTAAAATTGCAATCTGCAGCCAGAATGACCGAATCTGCAGTTTTGGCAATCATGACTTTGCCGAGCTGGGACAACAGATTGTACAAGAGCTTGATTGCGCCTCAGTAATTGTTGCAGAGCCACTACACCCTTTTCCGTTTCTATTGTTGTTCCGTGCACCGCCGAGCCTGGCCGCGCTTGTTCCCAGAGATTCCGAGTCACGTTCGTCACTGCATGATATTCCACTTGTTCGCCACTGCCAGAACCCAACAGATTTTTTAGCTGCAATCTGTACGGCACTGCGCAAGCGTAAGGGCTGCATTGTTGAAAATATCGGCTTGATCAGCCAAGGTTCGCTCACTGTCGAACAGTCATATATCGCCTGGTCTTCGGTGCTGCACGCAACCGTGATCAAATATTTTGAAGACCTGCTGACAACCGGCCCACAACTGACTGGCGAGATGGAAACCGTCCTTCAATACAAAGAAAGTTGCCTGAAGCCATTTAACACGAACGGTTTTTTGTTCCTGCCCAGCCTGCCTGCGCACGCGCAAACCATCATCTCCGAGATGAGTCTGGCTGGACAGGCCACCGTGCAATTGGGACTGGTTGATTCGTTTTTTGGTAACATCTCTTGCGCTGCAGATACGACACTCTATATTTCAGAGACATCTGCCCGGCTTGATGAGCTGCAGTCTCAGGTCGACCCGGTTCCTTTTGACGGTTCATCAACAGCAGGTATTACCGCCTCCAGTGAGCTGCCTGCCCACCGCGCCATCGTCTGTGCAACCGGCTGCAAGGCGATACTCCATGGTCACCCACGCTTTTCGGTGGTTATGAGTTTTTTTGCTGTTCCCGACGATGAAAATCTTTGCCGGATTGCTTCTATTCCTGTTGTTGATGGTGAAGGGGGCGTTGGAGGCCTTGCAGAAAGCCTTGTCAGGGCATTTAGCCTGACTGGGGTCAAGGCGGTTATTGTCAGGGGTCATGGTGTTTTTGCAATCAGTGACACTGGTTTTGGTGAGGCCCTGGCTGAATTGGCGCATGTGGAACAACGTTGCAGAGATAGCTATTTCACACAGCTGCAGGAACGTTATCAATTCGAATAG
- the thrS gene encoding threonine--tRNA ligase — translation MSMIQVTLPDNSIRELAAGATVADLAASIGAGLAKAALAGQVNGLLVDLSAPLSDGDSVAIITEKSPEALEIIRHSTSHLMAQAVKELFPAAKVTIGPAVENGFYYDFDVAAPFTPEDLEKIEKRMAELAAAGQPLTRKVMSAVEAIAFFEQMGEPYKKELIEGIGAETVSIYTQGEFADLCRGPHVPNTNKLKAFKLLSIAGAYWRGDENNRMLQRIYGTAFVDKKELEAYLHRLEEAKRRDHRKLGRELDLFSFNDEVGAGFAIWHPKGAMLRTLLEDFERKEHLKRDYDIVVGPQILKTELWQRSGHYDNYRENMYFTEVDEQSFGVKPMNCLSHMMIYKSQLRSYRDLPQRYFELGTVHRHERAGVLHGLLRVRCFTQDDAHILCTPEQLDAEIKGVLKFVSDVMGIFGFEYEMELSTRPEKSIGSDEDWERATGALLGALKDTGRDFEVNEGDGAFYGPKIDIKLRDCLDRRWQCATIQCDFTLPERFDLTYVASDGEKKRPVMVHRVILGSIERFIGVLIEHFAGNFPLWLAPVQAVVLTVTDNQIPYAQEVYKQLKSAGIRVQQDLRNEKLNFKIREAQLQKIPYMLVIGDKEVEQGTVTPRYRDGKNLHAMKPDEFIAFVEAETKAYK, via the coding sequence ATGTCAATGATCCAAGTGACACTACCGGATAATTCTATACGTGAACTTGCTGCTGGTGCTACGGTTGCTGATCTGGCTGCTTCCATCGGTGCCGGGTTGGCCAAGGCAGCTTTGGCAGGGCAGGTGAATGGTCTGTTGGTTGATCTTTCAGCGCCGCTTTCTGATGGGGACAGCGTTGCCATCATTACTGAAAAAAGCCCTGAAGCGCTCGAGATCATCCGGCACTCCACCTCGCACCTGATGGCGCAGGCGGTTAAGGAGCTTTTCCCGGCAGCCAAGGTGACTATTGGTCCGGCTGTGGAAAACGGCTTCTATTATGATTTTGATGTCGCTGCACCATTTACCCCGGAAGACCTGGAGAAAATAGAGAAGCGGATGGCTGAGCTGGCGGCAGCTGGACAACCGCTTACGCGCAAGGTGATGTCTGCTGTAGAGGCGATTGCTTTTTTTGAGCAGATGGGGGAGCCCTACAAGAAGGAGCTGATTGAGGGGATTGGCGCTGAAACGGTCTCAATCTACACGCAGGGGGAGTTTGCTGATCTCTGTCGTGGCCCCCATGTGCCGAACACCAATAAGCTCAAGGCATTCAAGCTGCTTTCCATTGCCGGTGCCTACTGGCGAGGTGATGAAAACAACCGGATGCTGCAGCGGATCTATGGTACCGCCTTTGTCGACAAGAAGGAGCTTGAGGCCTATCTGCACCGCCTTGAAGAGGCCAAGCGCCGAGACCACCGTAAGCTGGGACGTGAGCTGGATCTGTTCTCGTTTAATGATGAGGTCGGGGCCGGTTTTGCCATCTGGCACCCCAAGGGAGCCATGCTGCGCACCCTGCTGGAGGATTTTGAGCGCAAAGAACACCTGAAGCGTGATTATGATATCGTTGTTGGTCCGCAGATACTGAAGACAGAACTCTGGCAGCGTTCAGGCCACTACGACAACTATCGCGAGAACATGTATTTTACCGAGGTGGATGAGCAGAGCTTTGGTGTCAAGCCGATGAACTGTCTCTCCCATATGATGATCTATAAATCGCAGCTGCGCAGTTATCGAGACCTGCCGCAGCGCTATTTTGAGCTGGGTACAGTACATCGTCATGAGCGGGCCGGTGTGTTGCATGGTCTGCTTAGGGTGCGCTGTTTTACCCAGGATGATGCCCATATTCTCTGTACACCGGAGCAGCTTGATGCCGAAATTAAAGGCGTCCTGAAGTTTGTCTCCGATGTGATGGGAATCTTCGGGTTTGAGTACGAGATGGAGCTCTCGACCCGCCCTGAAAAATCAATCGGCAGTGATGAGGATTGGGAACGGGCAACCGGTGCACTGCTTGGTGCTCTGAAAGATACTGGCCGTGATTTTGAGGTTAATGAAGGTGATGGTGCCTTCTACGGCCCCAAGATTGACATAAAACTGCGTGATTGTCTTGACAGACGGTGGCAGTGTGCTACTATCCAGTGCGATTTTACCCTGCCCGAGCGGTTCGATCTGACCTATGTTGCCAGTGACGGAGAAAAGAAACGCCCCGTCATGGTGCACCGGGTTATCCTCGGTTCAATTGAGCGGTTTATTGGCGTATTGATCGAACATTTTGCCGGTAATTTCCCGTTGTGGCTTGCCCCGGTGCAGGCTGTTGTGTTAACGGTTACAGATAATCAGATCCCCTATGCTCAAGAGGTGTACAAACAGCTCAAGAGTGCGGGGATTCGTGTGCAGCAAGATCTGCGGAACGAAAAACTTAATTTCAAGATCCGTGAAGCACAGTTACAGAAAATACCGTACATGTTGGTAATTGGTGATAAAGAAGTTGAGCAGGGGACGGTGACACCACGTTACCGTGATGGGAAAAACCTGCATGCCATGAAGCCGGATGAATTTATTGCTTTTGTTGAAGCTGAAACAAAGGCCTACAAGTAA
- the rpmI gene encoding 50S ribosomal protein L35, with translation MPKIKTNRGAAKRFKKTGTGKVKRAHAFTSHILTHKTSKRKRNLRQSNTVAAVDQKNICALIPYM, from the coding sequence ATGCCTAAGATCAAAACCAATCGCGGCGCTGCCAAGCGTTTCAAGAAGACCGGTACCGGCAAGGTAAAACGTGCCCATGCCTTTACCAGCCACATCCTGACCCACAAGACCAGCAAGCGTAAGCGGAACCTGCGTCAGAGCAACACCGTTGCTGCAGTGGACCAGAAAAATATCTGCGCCTTGATTCCGTACATGTAG
- the pheS gene encoding phenylalanine--tRNA ligase subunit alpha, with protein MREQLEQMRQQALSAIAAATTEEMLNDVRVRYLGRKGELTGLMKGLGTLPADERPKVGQLVNTVKDEVEALIEQTMNRAREEATAKRLATERIDISLPGRGRRQGSKHPVTLVIEEVSEIFAGLGFSVAEGPEIEHDWYNFEALNFPPEHPARDMQDTFFVENELLLRTHTSPVQIRTMLKQKPPVRIIAPGTVYRCDSDATHSPMFHQIEGLMVDSQVSFADLKGILTTFTNQLFGQKTGVRLRPSFFPFTEPSAEVDIACVICGGSGCRVCKQTGWLEILGAGMVDPEVFRHVGYDPETISGFAFGMGIERIAMLKYGISDMRLLFENDVRFLKQF; from the coding sequence ATGCGGGAACAGCTTGAGCAGATGCGGCAGCAGGCCTTAAGTGCCATTGCTGCAGCTACCACCGAGGAAATGCTGAACGACGTCAGGGTCCGTTATCTGGGGCGTAAGGGGGAGTTGACCGGTCTGATGAAGGGGCTGGGGACACTTCCTGCTGATGAGCGGCCAAAGGTCGGTCAACTGGTTAACACGGTTAAGGATGAGGTTGAGGCACTGATTGAGCAGACTATGAATCGTGCCCGTGAAGAGGCTACTGCCAAACGGCTTGCCACCGAACGGATTGATATCAGCCTGCCTGGTCGGGGGCGCCGTCAAGGTAGTAAACATCCGGTTACCCTTGTCATAGAAGAGGTAAGCGAAATCTTTGCCGGTCTTGGTTTTTCCGTTGCAGAGGGGCCTGAGATCGAACATGACTGGTACAACTTTGAAGCATTGAATTTTCCGCCTGAGCACCCTGCCCGTGACATGCAGGATACCTTTTTTGTAGAAAATGAGCTGTTGCTGCGGACGCATACCTCACCGGTCCAGATCCGAACCATGTTGAAACAGAAACCTCCGGTGCGGATTATTGCACCCGGGACGGTCTATCGCTGTGATTCCGATGCGACCCATTCCCCCATGTTTCATCAGATCGAGGGCCTTATGGTGGATAGTCAGGTCTCTTTCGCGGATCTGAAGGGGATACTCACCACGTTCACCAATCAGCTGTTTGGCCAGAAAACCGGGGTCAGGCTGCGCCCCAGCTTTTTCCCTTTTACCGAACCCTCAGCTGAAGTTGACATCGCCTGTGTGATCTGCGGTGGTTCCGGCTGTCGAGTCTGCAAACAGACCGGTTGGCTGGAAATTCTGGGCGCCGGCATGGTTGACCCGGAGGTGTTCCGTCATGTGGGCTATGATCCTGAGACCATCTCAGGTTTTGCCTTTGGCATGGGGATTGAGCGGATTGCTATGCTGAAGTACGGCATCAGTGACATGCGCCTGCTCTTTGAAAATGATGTCAGATTTCTTAAACAGTTTTAG
- the infC gene encoding translation initiation factor IF-3, whose product MAAPTKTATVNINHAIRASEVRVIAHDGEQLGILTLREALEAAEARQLDLVEVSPTATPPVCRIMDYGKFKYQQSKKQQEAKKKQVQVQVKEVKIRPKTDDHDLDFKVKHVRRFLEEGNKAKVTLVFRGREITHQDIGRAVIEKFASELADIAVIEVSPRVDGRQMFMIVAPKVKKH is encoded by the coding sequence ATAGCTGCCCCCACCAAAACCGCAACAGTCAACATCAATCACGCCATCCGCGCTTCAGAAGTGCGTGTTATTGCACATGATGGCGAACAATTAGGAATTCTGACGCTGCGCGAGGCGCTGGAGGCTGCTGAGGCACGCCAGCTTGATCTGGTTGAGGTGTCGCCCACGGCGACCCCGCCGGTCTGCCGGATTATGGATTACGGCAAATTCAAGTATCAGCAGAGCAAGAAACAGCAAGAGGCCAAGAAAAAGCAGGTACAGGTACAGGTCAAGGAAGTCAAGATCAGGCCTAAGACCGATGATCATGACCTTGACTTCAAGGTTAAGCATGTTCGCCGTTTTCTGGAAGAAGGAAACAAGGCCAAGGTTACACTGGTCTTCCGTGGCCGTGAAATAACCCACCAGGATATCGGGCGGGCGGTGATTGAGAAATTTGCTTCTGAGTTGGCTGACATCGCGGTCATTGAGGTTTCACCCCGGGTTGACGGCCGCCAGATGTTCATGATTGTAGCCCCTAAAGTTAAGAAACACTGA
- the rlmD gene encoding 23S rRNA (uracil(1939)-C(5))-methyltransferase RlmD — protein MKPRIKTAGKGGAARQKPTGTREQEAPSGLRRGVAVDLLIERLDDEGIGSAHYQGRQILVAGTLPQDRCLARISHIGKTIVFADLVKLIEPSPLRLQRCPCSDAALCLGCPLIAMRYGEQLRWKQDLVQAAFNQYPPLKPIVVPRLLTPERRLQYRTTAKLAVAGSHADPYIGIYRRASHDVVDLEDCPLHHPMINTVIKVVREGISRLKVPVYQEKNKSGILRYLVVRVSESSNEVMVTFVTARRAFNEIHHLARFLQENVPQVAVVCQNINSSEGNVIFGAHDHFLTKQQTIQERIGQVELLVSPRSFLQAQNDGARLLYETARDWAGLDGSQQVLDLYCGIGGIALTLAPAARQVLGVELNKDAVADAKRNARLNNVRNCRFEAGDVLELLDDLLEDDLRFDCIVLNPPRKGCDQEVLDKVAEFAPERIVYVSCSPQTLARDLDILIGKGYDCLKVQPVEMFPQTPHVENVALLLRKELKTA, from the coding sequence ATGAAACCACGGATTAAGACAGCAGGGAAGGGTGGTGCGGCGCGTCAGAAGCCGACCGGGACCCGTGAACAGGAAGCCCCATCCGGGTTGCGACGGGGTGTCGCCGTTGATCTGCTGATTGAGCGGCTTGATGATGAGGGGATTGGTAGTGCCCATTACCAGGGCAGGCAGATCCTGGTGGCCGGCACCCTGCCGCAGGATCGTTGTCTGGCCAGGATCAGTCATATCGGTAAGACAATAGTCTTTGCAGATCTGGTTAAGCTGATTGAACCATCTCCGCTGCGGCTACAGCGTTGTCCCTGCTCAGATGCAGCCCTTTGTCTGGGCTGCCCGTTGATTGCCATGCGCTATGGTGAGCAGTTGCGTTGGAAGCAGGATCTGGTACAGGCCGCTTTCAATCAATATCCGCCTCTCAAGCCGATTGTTGTACCGCGTCTTTTGACTCCTGAACGCCGTCTGCAGTATCGCACCACGGCAAAACTGGCTGTAGCAGGCAGCCATGCTGATCCGTATATCGGTATCTATCGACGTGCCAGCCATGATGTGGTGGATCTGGAGGATTGCCCGCTGCACCATCCCATGATCAACACCGTGATCAAGGTGGTGCGTGAAGGGATCAGCAGGCTGAAGGTGCCGGTGTATCAGGAGAAAAACAAGAGTGGTATCCTGCGGTATCTGGTGGTGCGTGTTTCAGAGAGTAGCAATGAGGTCATGGTAACCTTTGTTACTGCCCGGCGAGCCTTTAACGAGATTCACCACCTTGCCCGTTTTCTGCAGGAAAATGTCCCGCAGGTGGCGGTTGTCTGCCAGAATATCAACAGCAGCGAAGGCAACGTCATTTTCGGTGCCCATGATCACTTTCTGACCAAGCAGCAGACTATTCAGGAGCGGATAGGGCAGGTAGAGCTGCTGGTCTCTCCACGCTCTTTTCTACAGGCTCAAAATGATGGCGCCCGGTTACTCTATGAAACCGCTCGTGATTGGGCCGGCCTGGATGGTAGCCAACAGGTACTGGACCTTTATTGCGGCATCGGCGGTATTGCGCTGACCCTTGCCCCTGCTGCCAGGCAGGTGCTGGGAGTTGAGTTGAACAAGGATGCGGTGGCTGATGCCAAACGTAATGCCCGCCTGAATAATGTCAGGAACTGTCGTTTTGAGGCAGGAGATGTACTGGAGCTTCTGGATGACCTGCTTGAGGATGACCTGCGATTTGACTGTATTGTTCTTAATCCTCCGCGCAAAGGCTGCGATCAGGAGGTTCTTGATAAGGTGGCGGAGTTTGCTCCTGAACGGATTGTCTATGTATCCTGCTCCCCCCAGACCTTGGCCCGTGACCTGGATATCCTGATTGGAAAAGGCTACGATTGTTTAAAAGTGCAGCCGGTTGAGATGTTTCCTCAGACGCCCCATGTGGAGAATGTGGCGTTGCTGCTGAGAAAAGAGCTAAAAACCGCTTGA
- a CDS encoding TOBE domain-containing protein, which translates to MKKLVSVVLMAAFLSVSSLAFAAEQKITGTIEKVEMQGASATVTLKDSKGAKVQVIVKDQLTVDKLKDKRIVVGDEVRVKYDDASKESKLFRKTAGC; encoded by the coding sequence ATGAAAAAATTGGTATCTGTAGTTCTGATGGCTGCATTTCTGTCTGTTTCTTCCCTGGCTTTTGCTGCTGAGCAGAAGATTACTGGTACAATCGAGAAGGTTGAAATGCAAGGCGCTTCTGCAACCGTAACGCTGAAGGATAGCAAAGGTGCTAAGGTTCAGGTTATTGTTAAGGATCAGCTGACCGTGGACAAGCTGAAGGACAAGCGTATTGTTGTTGGCGATGAAGTCCGTGTAAAGTATGACGACGCCAGCAAGGAAAGCAAGCTGTTCCGCAAGACTGCCGGTTGCTAA
- the pheT gene encoding phenylalanine--tRNA ligase subunit beta, with amino-acid sequence MKVTYNWLKEFVDFDLSPADLGHLLTMLGLEVEGMEQLGGGMDEVVVARVLEKNQHPNADKLSLCKVDNGKEILSVVCGAQNFKQGDTVALAQIGAVLPGDFKIKRSKIRGEESCGMLCSEKELHLADESAGIMILSDDLPLGTPFFEAMGLKDTVFEIGLTPNRADCLSVIGIAREIAAKLGKRVRYPSIVVPEYGEPVDSKISVAIQDAAGCPRYAARFISGCRIAPSPAWLVNRLNAVGVRSINNVVDITNLVMIELGHPLHAFDYTQVAGGQIVVRRAGEGEKFNTLDGQERTLAASDLMICDRDRAVALAGIMGGENSEITDTTTDILLESAFFDPPTIRRTSKRLGLHTESSHRFERGADLEMVPKALDRAASLMAQLAGGSVATGRVDNFPSPKAPVSVTFRPERANAMLGLSLTAERMAELFRNLEFQVQPVTNGSFQVTIPSYRIDIEREIDLIEEICRLNGFDQVVASMPVAQVISDRPSLHQRLQRSVRDHFVAEGMHEIVSFSFIAPEAADLLRLDADDPRRNSIKLCNPLAVEQSVMRTTLLPGLLETASRNMSFRSLDLRLFEMRRVYHSVPGQEMPHEPVYCAGLISGNRDLESWCHQGTAVDFYDAKGIVENLFDLLQIRGAVWSADRPETFYHPGKACRIMFGGGTIGTVGEIHPEVLKNYEIDRSVYYFELNFEELVRLSGTRKAVVPPSRFPDSVRDLALLAPLELASSQLLDCVKALKQKELEEVVIFDLYQGDRVPAGFKSIALRLRYRAADRTMTDDEVQLVHQKVITALTGKLSVTVR; translated from the coding sequence ATGAAAGTTACTTATAACTGGCTGAAAGAGTTCGTTGATTTTGATCTGTCACCTGCTGACCTGGGACATCTGCTGACCATGCTCGGCCTTGAGGTTGAAGGCATGGAACAACTGGGCGGCGGTATGGATGAGGTGGTAGTGGCCCGTGTTCTTGAAAAGAACCAGCATCCCAATGCCGACAAGCTTTCACTTTGCAAGGTTGATAACGGCAAAGAGATACTCTCGGTTGTCTGTGGTGCCCAGAATTTCAAACAGGGGGATACGGTTGCCTTGGCCCAGATCGGGGCGGTACTGCCGGGGGATTTCAAGATAAAGCGGTCCAAGATCCGTGGTGAGGAATCCTGCGGTATGCTCTGCTCTGAAAAGGAACTGCATCTGGCAGATGAAAGTGCCGGAATTATGATTCTCTCAGATGATTTGCCGCTTGGAACACCGTTTTTTGAGGCTATGGGGCTCAAAGATACCGTTTTTGAGATCGGTTTGACACCTAACAGGGCTGACTGTCTCAGCGTGATCGGTATTGCCCGTGAAATTGCTGCAAAGCTGGGTAAGCGGGTGCGGTATCCGTCGATCGTCGTGCCTGAGTATGGTGAGCCGGTTGACAGCAAGATATCTGTGGCTATCCAGGACGCAGCAGGGTGCCCACGCTATGCAGCACGTTTTATATCCGGTTGCCGGATTGCTCCTTCGCCTGCCTGGCTGGTTAACCGCTTGAATGCCGTGGGTGTCCGCTCCATTAACAATGTGGTCGATATTACCAACCTGGTCATGATAGAGCTTGGACATCCTCTGCATGCCTTTGATTATACCCAGGTGGCCGGTGGGCAGATTGTCGTGCGCAGGGCAGGTGAGGGAGAAAAATTCAACACCCTTGATGGTCAGGAACGCACCCTTGCAGCCTCTGATCTTATGATCTGTGATCGTGATCGTGCCGTTGCTTTGGCTGGTATCATGGGTGGCGAAAACTCTGAAATTACTGACACGACCACTGACATTCTGCTGGAAAGCGCGTTTTTTGATCCACCAACCATCCGGCGCACCAGCAAACGTCTGGGATTACATACAGAATCTTCCCACCGTTTTGAGCGTGGCGCGGATTTGGAGATGGTGCCCAAAGCGCTGGATCGGGCTGCCAGTTTGATGGCTCAGCTTGCCGGCGGAAGTGTTGCAACTGGCAGGGTCGACAATTTTCCGTCACCCAAGGCACCGGTCTCAGTAACCTTCCGTCCTGAACGCGCCAATGCCATGCTGGGGCTCTCACTGACGGCAGAACGGATGGCTGAGCTGTTCCGTAACCTTGAATTTCAGGTCCAGCCGGTTACCAACGGCAGCTTTCAGGTAACCATTCCTTCGTACCGGATTGATATTGAACGGGAAATTGACCTGATAGAGGAAATCTGCCGCCTGAACGGTTTTGATCAGGTTGTGGCCTCCATGCCTGTAGCGCAGGTTATCTCTGATCGTCCCTCGCTGCACCAGCGCCTGCAGCGTTCAGTGCGCGACCACTTTGTGGCTGAAGGGATGCATGAAATTGTATCTTTCAGTTTTATTGCCCCCGAGGCAGCGGACCTGTTAAGGCTGGATGCTGACGACCCGCGGCGCAACAGCATCAAGCTGTGTAATCCCCTGGCTGTAGAACAATCAGTCATGCGTACGACCCTGTTGCCCGGGCTTCTGGAGACCGCTTCACGCAACATGAGTTTCCGTAGCCTGGATCTGCGCCTGTTTGAGATGCGGCGTGTCTACCACAGCGTTCCCGGTCAGGAAATGCCCCATGAACCGGTTTACTGCGCAGGCTTGATCAGCGGGAACAGGGATCTGGAAAGTTGGTGTCATCAGGGGACAGCGGTTGATTTTTATGATGCCAAAGGGATTGTAGAAAATCTGTTTGATCTTTTACAGATCCGTGGGGCTGTCTGGTCAGCTGATAGGCCGGAGACATTCTACCATCCCGGTAAAGCCTGCCGCATCATGTTTGGAGGCGGGACAATTGGTACCGTTGGTGAAATTCACCCGGAGGTGCTGAAAAACTACGAAATAGACCGCTCAGTTTACTATTTTGAATTGAATTTTGAAGAACTGGTTAGGCTGTCCGGCACGCGCAAGGCAGTTGTACCTCCTTCACGCTTTCCTGACAGTGTCAGAGACCTGGCCTTGTTGGCCCCTCTTGAGCTTGCCTCCTCACAGCTGCTTGATTGCGTCAAGGCCTTAAAGCAAAAAGAACTTGAAGAGGTCGTTATCTTCGATCTGTACCAAGGGGACCGTGTCCCGGCAGGTTTCAAGAGCATTGCTCTGCGTTTGCGTTACCGCGCTGCTGACAGGACTATGACGGATGACGAAGTGCAGCTGGTGCACCAGAAGGTAATTACTGCGTTAACTGGGAAATTGAGTGTGACCGTTCGATAA
- a CDS encoding M23 family metallopeptidase encodes MRIPTKRHTYRLIMLSGLLFTACCLSFLQQAWADIYRFVTIDGVESFTDSPLQKDAHLVIRDTAKNTRRKSARNLSRETSQTPAPSLKEIIEKTVQAQINPGTNPNGAVEALLPVNGTITSGVGMRVDPIDGQWRQHNGLDIAVPEGTPVHTVADGIVVYSGLRSGYGWTVLIEHDNGMITLYGHNSKNRVEQGQQVKKGTMIALAGSTGRSTGPHVHFEAWQSGNNITAAFMPGSSMNIASATHATRQRIQFRKEVLADGSMLITNLPSSVP; translated from the coding sequence ATGCGGATACCAACGAAACGACATACTTACCGGCTCATTATGCTGTCCGGCCTGCTGTTCACAGCCTGCTGCCTGTCATTCCTGCAGCAGGCCTGGGCTGACATCTACCGCTTTGTCACCATTGACGGTGTTGAAAGCTTTACTGACAGCCCGCTGCAAAAAGATGCACATCTGGTCATCAGGGACACCGCAAAAAATACCCGTAGGAAGTCTGCGCGAAACCTGTCCCGAGAAACCAGCCAAACTCCGGCACCCTCTCTTAAAGAGATTATTGAAAAGACGGTACAGGCCCAAATCAACCCTGGAACAAATCCTAACGGTGCCGTTGAGGCCTTGCTCCCGGTAAACGGCACCATTACCTCCGGAGTTGGCATGCGTGTTGACCCGATTGACGGTCAGTGGCGCCAACACAATGGACTTGATATTGCTGTCCCGGAGGGGACACCGGTCCACACGGTTGCCGATGGAATTGTTGTCTATTCAGGACTACGTTCAGGCTATGGCTGGACCGTCTTGATTGAACATGACAACGGCATGATTACACTCTACGGTCACAACAGCAAAAACCGTGTCGAACAGGGACAGCAGGTCAAAAAAGGTACGATGATCGCCCTGGCCGGCAGTACCGGCCGCTCGACCGGCCCCCACGTTCATTTTGAGGCATGGCAGTCAGGCAATAATATTACTGCAGCCTTTATGCCAGGCAGCAGCATGAACATTGCCTCAGCAACCCATGCAACCCGGCAACGGATTCAATTTCGAAAAGAGGTACTGGCAGATGGCTCAATGTTAATCACCAACCTCCCCTCATCAGTCCCCTGA